The following are from one region of the Fusarium verticillioides 7600 chromosome 1, whole genome shotgun sequence genome:
- a CDS encoding NADH-cytochrome b5 reductase 2, with the protein MFARSAFRAAQPLRSVRRYATEAGGAGGSNALLYGAGAAAVGAAGYWYFSKGGAPSAAAAAAEVKQAVGVEPKKAFTGGDQGFVSLKLSEVELVNHNTKRLRFELPEPDQVSGLHVASAILTKYKGPEDEKATLRPYTPISDENEKGFIDLLVKKYPNGPMSTHLHNLVPGQRLDIKGPLPKYTWEENKHDHIALIAGGTGITPMYQLARAIFNNPNDKTKVTLVFGNVSEQDILLKKEFEHLENTFPQRFRAFYVLDNPPKEWVGNSGYISKELLKTVLPEPKNENIKLFVCGPPGLMNAISGNKVSPKNQGELTGALKELGYKEDQVYKF; encoded by the exons atgtTCGCCCGATCTGCATTCCGCGCTGCTCAGCCTTTGAGG TCTGTTCGTCGATATGCCACCGAGGCCGGAGGTGCTGGAGGATCCAATGCTCTTCTCTACggcgctggagctgctgcCGTTGGAGCTGCTGGTTACTGGTACTTCAGCAAGGGCGGAGCTCCCTCTGCTGCggccgctgctgctgaggtGAAGCAGgccgttggtgttgagccaAAGAAGGCCTTCACCGGTGGTGACCAGGGTTTCGTTTCCCTCAAGCTTTCagaggttgagcttgtcaaccaCAACACCAAGCGTCTACGCTTTGAGCTTCCCGAGCCCGATCAAGTCTCTGGTCTGCACGTTGCCAGCGCCATTCTTACAAAGTACAAGGGccctgaagatgaaaaggctACTCTCCGACCCTACACCCCTATAAGCGATGAAA ATGAGAAGGGTTTCATCGACTTGCTCGTTAAGAAGTACCCCAATGGTCCTATGAGCACACACCTCCACAATCTTGTTCCCGGCCAGCGCCTCGACATCAAGGGTCCTCTGCCTAAGTACACCTGGGAGGAGAACAAGCACGACCACATTGCCCTTATTGCCGGTGGTACTGGCATCACCCCCATGTACCAGCTCGCTCGCGCTATtttcaacaaccccaacgaCAAGACTAAGGTCACCCTTGTGTTCGGCAACGTCTCCGAGCAGGACATCCTTCTgaagaaggagtttgagcACCTCGAGAACACATTTCCCCAACGTTTCCGTGCTTTCTACGTCCTCGACAACCCCCCCAAGGAGTGGGTCGGCAACAGTGGCTACATCTCCAAGGAGCTCCTCAAGACTGTTCTCCCTGAGcccaagaacgagaacatcaagctgTTTGTCTGCGGCCCTCCCGGCCTCATGAACGCCATCTCCGGAAACAAGGTCAGCCCCAAGAACCAGGGTGAGCTGACCGGTGCCCTTAAGGAGCTTGGCTACAAGGAGGACCAAGTGTACAAGTTCTAA
- a CDS encoding glutamate carboxypeptidase II codes for MSRINSSHQEQEKMPDENTPLIQTVRVGPPRRRYPHQTWRRFFTLICSVILFGGFGLFVFQTFFIGPLHHHDHPGSWLPGKSRLSYEELERILFETPDPKKAEEWSRYYTAGPHLAGANYSQAEWTRDRWEEFGVKSEIVAYDAYLNYPVDSSVSILRKSKNGKDWDTTFKASLEEDVIGQDPTTSLENRVPIFHGYSASGNVTASFVYVNYGTYQDYQDLVDAKIDIKGKIAIARYGGIFRGLKVKRAQELGFVGILIYSDPGDDGERTEENGYKPYPEGPARNPSSVQRGSAEFLSIRPGDPSTPGYPSKPGVPRAPVDDATPSIPSIPISYRDALPILKALNGHGPKSTHFNKYWNKNLGLKYKGIKYNIGPTPDDVVINLYNEQKYVTTPIWDVIGVVNGTIPNEVIVVGNHRDAWIAGGAGDPNSGSAVINEVIRGVGKAVEAGWKPLRTIVFASWDGEEYSLIGSTEWVEEYLPWLSEANVAYVNVDVGVSGPEFAASAAPLLNQIIRDVTSAVPSANQTIPGQTVNDLWSGRIATMGSGSDFTAFQDHAGIPCIDFGFKDRGNSAVYHYHSNYDSFYWMKEYGDVGFKYHRTMAQILGLTIAKLAGSVIIPFSATEYVDALEDYLDQVEAKLEPTKDALTEKEIFNIRGAVSSGKPIGNEGDFKTSLKDVRDLLEHFHLKASELDAEAEIAKHQLELGIPWWNIVEKIRLGYTIVRVNRRYKFLERSFLYEGGLDGRDWFKHVVFAPGIWTGYSGAVFPGWVESIDTKDYINGLKWSAIIARSINNAIDSLSD; via the exons ATGAGTCGGAT TAACTCCTCCCATCAGGAGCAGGAGAAAATGCCAGACGAGAATACGCCTCTCATCCAAACCGTTCGGGTCGGCCCTCCCCGGAGGAGGTATCCTCACCAGACCTGGCGTCGATTCTTCACTCTGATTTGTTCCGTGATTCTCTTCGGCGGTTTTGGCTTGTTCGTGTTCCAAACCTTCTTCATTggacctcttcatcatcacgaccACCCTGGCTCTTGGTTACCCGGCAAGAGCCGCCTAAGCTATGAGGAACTTGAACGTATTCTATTTGAAACGCCGGaccccaagaaggctgaggaatGGAGCCGTTACTATACAGCGGGCCCCCATTTGGCCGGTGCCAACTACTCACAG GCCGAGTGGACCAGGGATCGATGGGAGGAATTTGGTGTCAAGTCTGAGATTGTGGCTTATGACGCCTACCTCAATTATCCCGTTGATTCCAGCGTTTCCATCCTGAGGAAGTCAAAGAATGGGAAAGACTGGGATACCACCTTCAAGGCCTCTCTCGAGGAAGATGTAATCGGCCAAGACCCCACAACGTCTCTCGAAAACCGGGTGCCCATCTTTCACGGCTACTCGGCGAGTGGAAATGTCACTGCTTCCTTCGTCTACGTCAATTATGGTACTTATCAAGActatcaagatcttgttgatgccaAAATTGAtatcaagggcaagattgCTATTGCTCGATACGGAGGAATCTTCCGAGGCCTCAAGGTCAAACGTGCGCAGGAACTCGGTTTCGTTGGAATCCTGATCTACAGTGACcctggtgatgatggagaaagGACCGAGGAGAACGGGTACAAGCCTTACCCTGAAGGACCTGCACGTAACCCCAGTTCTGTTCAGCGTGGAAGCGCAGAGTTTCTGAGCATTCGCCCTGGTGACCC ATCTACCCCTGGATATCCTTCCAAGCCTGGTGTTCCCCGAGCACCAGTCGATGACGCAACCCCTTCTATCCCCTCCATCCCTATATCATACCGTGATGCCCTTCCTATCCTCAAAGCTCTGAATGGTCACGGTCCAAAATCCACCCACTTTAACAAGTACTGGAACAAAAATCTCGGCTTGAAGTACAAGGGCATCAAATACAACATCGGACCCACTCCAGATGATGTTGTTATCAACCTTTATAACGAACAGAAATACGTCACTACTCCTATCTGGGACGTTATCGGCGTCGTCAATGGTACTATCCCAAATGAAGTTATCGTTGTTGGAAACCACCGAGACGCTTGGATTGCTGGCGGGGCTGGCGATCCCAACAGTGGCTCTGCAGTCATCAACGAGGTTATCCGAGGAGTCGGAAAGGCCGTCGAGGCTGGTTGGAAGCCTCTTCGAACTATCGTTTTCGCGAGCTGGGATGGCGAGGAATACTCACTTATCGGCAGTACTGAATGGGTTGAGGAATATCTCCCGTGGCTCTCAGAAGCAAACGTCGCCTACGTCAATGTCGACGTCGGCGTCTCGGGCCCCGAGtttgctgcttctgcagctcctcttctcaatcaGATCATCCGCGACGTCACAAGCGCTGTCCCCTCGGCCAATCAGACTATCCCTGGTCAGACAGTCAATGACCTCTGGTCGGGCAGGATCGCTACCATGGGCAGCGGCAGTGATTTTACCGCATTCCAGGATCATGCAGGTATTCCCTGTATCGACTTTGGTTTCAAGGACAGAGGTAACAGCGCTGTGTATCACTACCACAGTAACTATGATAGCTTCTACTGGATGAAGGAGTACGGTGACGTTGGATTCAAGTACCACCGAACGATGGCTCAAATTCTGGGTCTGACCATTGCCAAGCTTGCTGGAAGCGTGATCATTCCCTTCAGTGCTACCGAGTACGTCGATGCGTTGGAGGACTATCTTGACCAGGTTGAGGCCAAGTTAGAGCCAACCAAGGACGCTCTcactgagaaggagatcttCAATATCCGTGGCGCCGTCTCATCGGGCAAGCCGATTGGCAACGAGGGCGATTTCAAGACAAGCCTCAAGGACGTTCGTGACCTCCTTGAACACTTCCACCTGAAGGCTAGCGAGCtcgatgctgaagctgaaatcGCCAAACATCAGCTTGAGCTAGGTATCCCATGGTGGAACATCGTTGAAAAGATTCGTCTCGGCTATACCATCGTCAGAGTCAACAGGAGATACAAGTTTCTCGAAAGGAGCTTCCTCTATGAAGGAGGCTTGGATGGTCGAGACTGGTTCAAGCATGTTGTGTTTGCGCCTGGTATTTGGACCGGGTATTCTGGAG CTGTGTTCCCAGGTTGGGTTGAGAGCATCGACACCAAGGACTACATCAACGGTCTCAAGTGGTCCGCCATTATTGCACGCTCCATTAACAATGCCATTGATAGCCTTTCGGATTAA
- a CDS encoding glutamate carboxypeptidase II, giving the protein MPDENTPLIQTVRVGPPRRRYPHQTWRRFFTLICSVILFGGFGLFVFQTFFIGPLHHHDHPGSWLPGKSRLSYEELERILFETPDPKKAEEWSRYYTAGPHLAGANYSQAEWTRDRWEEFGVKSEIVAYDAYLNYPVDSSVSILRKSKNGKDWDTTFKASLEEDVIGQDPTTSLENRVPIFHGYSASGNVTASFVYVNYGTYQDYQDLVDAKIDIKGKIAIARYGGIFRGLKVKRAQELGFVGILIYSDPGDDGERTEENGYKPYPEGPARNPSSVQRGSAEFLSIRPGDPSTPGYPSKPGVPRAPVDDATPSIPSIPISYRDALPILKALNGHGPKSTHFNKYWNKNLGLKYKGIKYNIGPTPDDVVINLYNEQKYVTTPIWDVIGVVNGTIPNEVIVVGNHRDAWIAGGAGDPNSGSAVINEVIRGVGKAVEAGWKPLRTIVFASWDGEEYSLIGSTEWVEEYLPWLSEANVAYVNVDVGVSGPEFAASAAPLLNQIIRDVTSAVPSANQTIPGQTVNDLWSGRIATMGSGSDFTAFQDHAGIPCIDFGFKDRGNSAVYHYHSNYDSFYWMKEYGDVGFKYHRTMAQILGLTIAKLAGSVIIPFSATEYVDALEDYLDQVEAKLEPTKDALTEKEIFNIRGAVSSGKPIGNEGDFKTSLKDVRDLLEHFHLKASELDAEAEIAKHQLELGIPWWNIVEKIRLGYTIVRVNRRYKFLERSFLYEGGLDGRDWFKHVVFAPGIWTGYSGAVFPGWVESIDTKDYINGLKWSAIIARSINNAIDSLSD; this is encoded by the exons ATGCCAGACGAGAATACGCCTCTCATCCAAACCGTTCGGGTCGGCCCTCCCCGGAGGAGGTATCCTCACCAGACCTGGCGTCGATTCTTCACTCTGATTTGTTCCGTGATTCTCTTCGGCGGTTTTGGCTTGTTCGTGTTCCAAACCTTCTTCATTggacctcttcatcatcacgaccACCCTGGCTCTTGGTTACCCGGCAAGAGCCGCCTAAGCTATGAGGAACTTGAACGTATTCTATTTGAAACGCCGGaccccaagaaggctgaggaatGGAGCCGTTACTATACAGCGGGCCCCCATTTGGCCGGTGCCAACTACTCACAG GCCGAGTGGACCAGGGATCGATGGGAGGAATTTGGTGTCAAGTCTGAGATTGTGGCTTATGACGCCTACCTCAATTATCCCGTTGATTCCAGCGTTTCCATCCTGAGGAAGTCAAAGAATGGGAAAGACTGGGATACCACCTTCAAGGCCTCTCTCGAGGAAGATGTAATCGGCCAAGACCCCACAACGTCTCTCGAAAACCGGGTGCCCATCTTTCACGGCTACTCGGCGAGTGGAAATGTCACTGCTTCCTTCGTCTACGTCAATTATGGTACTTATCAAGActatcaagatcttgttgatgccaAAATTGAtatcaagggcaagattgCTATTGCTCGATACGGAGGAATCTTCCGAGGCCTCAAGGTCAAACGTGCGCAGGAACTCGGTTTCGTTGGAATCCTGATCTACAGTGACcctggtgatgatggagaaagGACCGAGGAGAACGGGTACAAGCCTTACCCTGAAGGACCTGCACGTAACCCCAGTTCTGTTCAGCGTGGAAGCGCAGAGTTTCTGAGCATTCGCCCTGGTGACCC ATCTACCCCTGGATATCCTTCCAAGCCTGGTGTTCCCCGAGCACCAGTCGATGACGCAACCCCTTCTATCCCCTCCATCCCTATATCATACCGTGATGCCCTTCCTATCCTCAAAGCTCTGAATGGTCACGGTCCAAAATCCACCCACTTTAACAAGTACTGGAACAAAAATCTCGGCTTGAAGTACAAGGGCATCAAATACAACATCGGACCCACTCCAGATGATGTTGTTATCAACCTTTATAACGAACAGAAATACGTCACTACTCCTATCTGGGACGTTATCGGCGTCGTCAATGGTACTATCCCAAATGAAGTTATCGTTGTTGGAAACCACCGAGACGCTTGGATTGCTGGCGGGGCTGGCGATCCCAACAGTGGCTCTGCAGTCATCAACGAGGTTATCCGAGGAGTCGGAAAGGCCGTCGAGGCTGGTTGGAAGCCTCTTCGAACTATCGTTTTCGCGAGCTGGGATGGCGAGGAATACTCACTTATCGGCAGTACTGAATGGGTTGAGGAATATCTCCCGTGGCTCTCAGAAGCAAACGTCGCCTACGTCAATGTCGACGTCGGCGTCTCGGGCCCCGAGtttgctgcttctgcagctcctcttctcaatcaGATCATCCGCGACGTCACAAGCGCTGTCCCCTCGGCCAATCAGACTATCCCTGGTCAGACAGTCAATGACCTCTGGTCGGGCAGGATCGCTACCATGGGCAGCGGCAGTGATTTTACCGCATTCCAGGATCATGCAGGTATTCCCTGTATCGACTTTGGTTTCAAGGACAGAGGTAACAGCGCTGTGTATCACTACCACAGTAACTATGATAGCTTCTACTGGATGAAGGAGTACGGTGACGTTGGATTCAAGTACCACCGAACGATGGCTCAAATTCTGGGTCTGACCATTGCCAAGCTTGCTGGAAGCGTGATCATTCCCTTCAGTGCTACCGAGTACGTCGATGCGTTGGAGGACTATCTTGACCAGGTTGAGGCCAAGTTAGAGCCAACCAAGGACGCTCTcactgagaaggagatcttCAATATCCGTGGCGCCGTCTCATCGGGCAAGCCGATTGGCAACGAGGGCGATTTCAAGACAAGCCTCAAGGACGTTCGTGACCTCCTTGAACACTTCCACCTGAAGGCTAGCGAGCtcgatgctgaagctgaaatcGCCAAACATCAGCTTGAGCTAGGTATCCCATGGTGGAACATCGTTGAAAAGATTCGTCTCGGCTATACCATCGTCAGAGTCAACAGGAGATACAAGTTTCTCGAAAGGAGCTTCCTCTATGAAGGAGGCTTGGATGGTCGAGACTGGTTCAAGCATGTTGTGTTTGCGCCTGGTATTTGGACCGGGTATTCTGGAG CTGTGTTCCCAGGTTGGGTTGAGAGCATCGACACCAAGGACTACATCAACGGTCTCAAGTGGTCCGCCATTATTGCACGCTCCATTAACAATGCCATTGATAGCCTTTCGGATTAA
- a CDS encoding hypothetical protein (At least one base has a quality score < 10) yields MAFWVVDGGRPLGVTATVAATATATGRGPYYVGGKRRVSVSEGGDGFTFDTKRTRFADELPYDAYDHTPISVSAAAAAATPSGYASSDHALPYYPQPQPAFHSGVHIINKAYPHNHPFDHEDEFFYNQDIEHYPPLIHRPDSAPVKNLSFLVIRERSPTPEGPDFPSIDAAFGPAPESRPGHVFGPSGPAPAPTPAPAPVADACAMERTASCLSISSDTTQPSLASLSPAADENDPGLLSDLAAARLVRDHVANFGSSRRRHRTTDSRHGRILRALINPKSRAAEFSLDNDALRSIFSAANELFFCNRLAGRVAWDWSHPASAQYQAHIVGTTAVRRSRDGGYETLIVLSSPILQDTKYNRRLLISTFLHEMIHSYLFVVCGLKARHEGGHTEGFRQIADTIDRWVGHSYLRLSEMDADLEHFREHPSCVRDQHQVRSRSADEHHRVPWRSERWEDGERDAHYPTELHPRPHPSLHDWERHGREGYRTPDVRRGISPYVY; encoded by the coding sequence ATGGCCTTTTGGGTGGTTGACGGGGGTCGTCCGCTTGGTGTTACCGCTACTGTTGCCGCTACCGCCACTGCTACTGGCCGGGGTCCCTACTATGTGGGTGGTAAAAGGCGAGTGAGCGTCTCCGAAggcggcgatggcttcacttTTGATACCAAAAGGACCAGGTTCGCTGATGAGCTTCCCTACGACGCCTACGACCATACACCCATCTCTGtctctgcagctgcagctgcagctacaCCAAGTGGTTATGCTTCGTCAGATCATGCATTACCTTATTACCCACAACCACAACCGGCATTCCATTCTGGAgttcacatcatcaacaaagcaTATCCACACAATCACCCTTTTGATCATGAGGACGAATTCTTCTACAACCAAGACATTGAGCACTATCCTCCATTGATCCATCGACCTGACTCAGCTCCCGTCAAGAACCTCTCGTTTCTCGTCATTCGCGAACGATCACCAACTCCAGAAGGACCCGATTTCCCCTCTATCGATGCCGCCTTCGGTCCAGCTCCCGAATCCCGGCCGGGACATGTATTCGGCCCTTCCGGTCCAGCTCCGGCACCAACTCCGGCGCCCGCTCCCGTCGCCGACGCATGCGCTATGGAGCGCACagcatcttgtctctccatctcctctgATACTACTCAACCATCACTCGCCAGTCTATCACCCGCCGCCGACGAAAACGACCCAGGATTGTTGAGTGACCTCGCTGCCGCACGTCTAGTCCGTGATCACGTTGCCAACTTTGGTTCCAGTCGTCGAAGGCATCGCACCACCGACTCACGCCACGGCCGTATTCTAAGAGCGCTCATCAACCCAAAGTCTCGCGCAGCAGAATTCTCCTTGGACAACGACGCATTGCgcagcatcttctctgccGCAAATGAACTTTTCTTCTGCAACCGCCTTGCTGGCCGAGTCGCATGGGACTGGAGTCACCCTGCAAGCGCGCAGTATCAGGCGCACATTGTTGGCACCACAGCGGTACGACGTTCCCGTGATGGAGGTTACGAGACACTCATTGTACTTTCGTCACCTATTCTCCAGGATACAAAGTACAACCGGCGACTTCTCATCTCGACATTCTTACACGAGATGATCCACAGCTATCTCTTTGTGGTATGTGGTCTCAAAGCCCGCCACGAGGGCGGTCATACCGAGGGTTTTCGCCAGATTGCAGATACCATCGACCGCTGGGTTGGACATAGCTACCTGCGACTCAGTGAGATGGACGCCGATCTGGAACATTTCCGCGAACATCCCTCCTGCGTGCGTGATCAACACCAGGTGCGTAGTCGAAGTGCAGACGAGCACCACAGGGTACCGTGGCGCAGTGAGAGatgggaagatggagagCGGGATGCTCACTATCCAACCGAGCTTCATCCACGACCGCATCCCAGTCTTCATGACTGGGAGCGACATGGGCGAGAGGGGTACAGAACCCCTGATGTCCGGAGAGGAATCTCACCATACGTTTACTAA
- a CDS encoding heat shock protein SSB1 has translation MADEVYDGAIGIDLGTTYSCVATYEGTNVEIIANEQGSFTTPSFVSFTDKERLIGEAAKNNAAMNPRNTVFDAKRLIGRRFDDPTVKKDIESWPFKIVDDNGSPKIEVEYLGENKQFSAQEISSMVLTKMKEIAETKLGKKVEKAVITVPAYFNDNQRQATKDAGSIAGLNVLRIINEPTAAAIAYGLGAGKSEKERNVLIYDLGGGTFDVSLLNIQGGVFTVKATAGDTHLGGQDFDTNLLDHCKKEFGRKTKKDLSGDARALRRLRTACERAKRTLSSGAQATIEIDSLFDGEDFTMSITRARFEDLNAKAFSGTIEPVAQVLKDAQIEKKAVDEIVLVGGSTRIPKIQKLLSEFFDGKKLEKSINPDEAVAYGAAVQAGILSGKATSADTSDLLLLDVVPLSLGVAMEGNIFAPVVPRGTTCPTLKKRTFTTVADNQQTVQFPVYQGERVNCEDNTSLGEFTLAPIPPMRAGEAVLECVFEVDVNGILKVTATEKTSGRSANITISNSVGKLTTDEIEKMVNDAEQFKSNDDAFQKKFEAKQQLESYIGRVEEIVSDPTLSLKLKRGQKEKIESTISDAMAALELNESSAEDLKKQELALKRLVTKAMSSR, from the exons ATGGCGGACGAAGTGTATGACGGTGCCATTGGCATTGATCTGG GTACTACCTACTCCTGTGTTGCTACCTACGAGGGTACCaatgtcgagatcatcgccaacgagCAGGGTTCTTTCACCACCCCTTCTTTCGTTTCCTTCACTGATAAGGAGCGTCTGATCGGTGAGGCCGCCAAGAACAACGCTGCCATGAACCCCCGCAACACTGTCTTCGATGCCAA GCGTCTGATTGGTCGTCGTTTCGATGACCCTACCGTCAAGAAGGACATCGAGTCTTGGCCCTtcaagattgttgatgacaacgGCAGCCCCAAGATCGAGGTTGAGTACCTCGGCGAGAACAAGCAGTTCTCTGCCCAGGAGATTTCCTCCATGGTCCTCACCAAG atgaaggagattgcCGAGACCAAGCTCggcaagaaggtcgagaaggcCGTCATCACTGTTCCTGCCTACTTCAACGACAACCAGCGACAGGCCACCAAGGACGCCGGTTCCATTGCCGGTCTTAACGTCCTCCGTATCATCAACGAGCCCACTGCCGCCGCCATTGCTTACGGTCTTGGTGCCGGTAAGTCCGAGAAGGAGCGCAACGTTCTCATCTACGATCTCGGTGGTGGTACTTTCGATgtctccctcctcaacatccagGGAGGTGTCTTTACCGTCAAGGCTACTGCCGGAGA CACCCATCTGGGTGGACAGGACTTCGACACTAACCTCCTTGACCACTGcaagaaggagtttggcCGAAAGACCAAGAAGGACCTTTCTGGCGATGCCCGTGCTCTCCGACGTCTCCGAACTGCTTGTGAGCGTGCCAAGCGTACTCTCTCCAGCGGTGCCCAGGCCACCATTGAGATCGACTCTCTCTTTGACGGCGAGGATTTCACCATGTCCATCACCCGTGCCCGTTTCGAGGACCTTAACGCCAAGGCTTTCTCTGGCACCATTGAGCCCGTTGCTCAGGTTCTCAAGGACGCCCAGATCGAAAAGAAGGCCGTTGACGAGATCGTCCTCGTCGGTGGTTCCACCCGTATCcccaagatccagaagcttctctccGAGTTCTTCGAcggcaagaagctcgagaagagcaTCAACCCCGATGAGGCCGTTGCATACGGTGCCGCCGTCCAGGCCG GTATTCTGTCTGGCAAGGCTACCTCCGCTGATACTTCcgacctccttctccttgatgtcgtTCCTCTGTCCCTGGGTGTTGCCATGGAGGGTAACATTTTCGCTCCCGTCGTTCCCCGTGGTACTACTTGCCCTACCCTGAAGAAGCG AACATTTACCACAGTTGCCGACAACCAGCAGACTGTCCAGTTCCCCGTATACCAAGGAGAGCGCGTGAACTGCGAGGATAACACTTCCCTCGGAGAGTTCACTCTTGCCCCTATCCCTCCCATGCGTGCCGGTGAGGCCGTCCTCGAGTGTGTCTTCGAGGTCGACGTCAACGGTATCCTCAAGGTCACTGCTACCGAGAAGACCTCCGGTCGCAGCGCCAACATCACTATCTCCAACTCTGTCGGCAAGCTCACCACcgacgagatcgagaagatggtcAACGATGCTGAGCAGTTCAAGAGCAACGATGACgctttccagaagaagttcgAGGCCAAGCAGCAACTCGAGTCCTACATCGGCCGTGTTGAGGAGATCGTCTCTGACCCCACTCTGTCTCTTAAGCTTAAGCGTGgccagaaggagaagatcgagagcACTATCAGCGacgccatggctgctcttgagctcaacgAGTCTTCCGCTGAGgacctcaagaagcaggagctTGCTCTCAAGCGCCTTGTCACCAAGGCTATGTCTTCCCGATAA